One genomic region from Chrysemys picta bellii isolate R12L10 chromosome 18, ASM1138683v2, whole genome shotgun sequence encodes:
- the RNF183 gene encoding E3 ubiquitin-protein ligase RNF183: MAPCPTETMSEGLRREPEPDCPVCWNPYNNTFRTPKLLECQHSFCIECLAHLSLVSPARNRLQCPLCRHPTVLPFNQPITELPTNSDVLRLLKLEPNHIILEGRQLCLKDERKSRYFLRQPRVYTLNLGTDPGPRLGSSQASPRPTSSPSRSSLRQCIRHPQFRIFAYLMAIILSVTLLLIFSIFWTKQFLWGIG; the protein is encoded by the coding sequence ATGGCGCCTTGCCCCACTGAGACCATGTCAGAAGGGCTGCGCAGGGAGCCAGAGCCAGACTGTCCTGTTTGCTGGAACCCCTACAACAACACCTTCCGTACCCCAAAGCTCCTGGAGTGCCAGCACTCTTTTTGCATCGAGTGCCTGGCACACCTGAGCCTGGTGTCCCCTGCCCGCAACCGGCTGCAATGCCCACTCTGCCGCCATCCCACAGTGCTCCCCTTCAACCAGCCCATCACTGAGCTGCCCACCAACTCAGATGTCCTGCGGCTGCTCAAACTGGAGCCCAACCATATCATCCTGGAGGGCCGGCAGCTGTGCCTAAAGGACGAGCGGAAATCACGGTACTTCCTGCGCCAGCCCAGGGTTTATACCCTCAACCTGGGAACAGATCCAGGGCCCAGGCTAGGTAGCTCCCAAGCTTCCCCTAGGCcgacctccagccccagccgctCTTCCCTTCGGCAGTGCATCCGCCACCCCCAGTTCCGCATCTTCGCCTACCTGATGGCCATCATCCTCAGCGTGACACTGCTGCTCATCTTCTCCATCTTCTGGACCAAGCAGTTCCTGTGGGGCATAGGCTGA